A region from the Thermoplasmata archaeon genome encodes:
- a CDS encoding DUF998 domain-containing protein, whose product MVRIDPRTGILFGWAAVVVWVVLYLIAALSTPGYSITAERLSDLGNPSAPAPWAFNSACILAGLFFLPFAETVGTGLSKWMRRVGTILLSAAAVFLILLGVFHEGSPYNLHFLFSALFFILLMMAISHYAVAMWRSPRYGKMSGILSVLASGFALLFIVAALVESLATPPIPESALSNALEHLTVFAGLAWAAWNAWRIFRFARA is encoded by the coding sequence GTGGTCCGGATCGATCCGCGGACGGGCATCCTGTTCGGCTGGGCTGCCGTCGTGGTCTGGGTCGTCCTCTACCTGATCGCGGCGCTCTCGACTCCGGGCTATTCGATCACGGCCGAACGCCTCAGCGACCTCGGCAACCCAAGCGCTCCCGCTCCGTGGGCGTTCAACTCCGCGTGCATCCTCGCGGGCCTCTTCTTCCTCCCCTTCGCCGAGACCGTGGGTACGGGCCTGAGCAAGTGGATGCGGCGGGTCGGGACCATTCTGCTGAGCGCCGCAGCGGTCTTCTTGATTCTCCTGGGGGTGTTCCACGAGGGTTCGCCCTACAACCTCCACTTCCTCTTCTCCGCGCTCTTCTTCATCCTCCTCATGATGGCCATCAGCCACTACGCGGTCGCGATGTGGCGGAGCCCGCGGTACGGGAAGATGTCCGGGATCCTGTCGGTCCTCGCGAGCGGGTTCGCCCTTCTGTTCATCGTGGCCGCCCTCGTCGAGAGCCTCGCGACGCCGCCCATCCCGGAGAGCGCTCTCTCGAACGCCCTCGAGCACCTCACGGTCTTCGCGGGGCTCGCCTGGGCCGCGTGGAACGCTTGGCGAATCTTTCGATTCGCGAGGGCGTGA
- a CDS encoding 50S ribosomal protein L11, which yields MAEKLDVLVDGGKATPGAPLGPALGPLGVNIVEIIKAINDKTKAFEGMKVPVTLVVDPKTKAYTITVGTPPTSALIIKELGIEKGSGDAGKTRVGNLTLPQAVKIAKMKADVMQGKELKSRVLEVVGTCVSMGVTVEGKPAKEMAQAIKAGVHDAKLRA from the coding sequence ATGGCCGAGAAACTCGACGTACTCGTCGACGGAGGCAAGGCCACGCCCGGCGCACCCCTAGGCCCCGCCCTCGGTCCCCTCGGCGTGAACATCGTCGAGATCATCAAGGCGATCAACGACAAGACGAAGGCGTTCGAGGGGATGAAGGTCCCCGTCACCCTGGTCGTCGACCCGAAGACGAAGGCGTACACGATCACGGTCGGCACCCCGCCGACGTCCGCGCTCATCATCAAGGAGCTGGGGATCGAGAAGGGCTCCGGCGACGCAGGCAAGACCCGCGTCGGCAACCTCACGCTGCCGCAGGCGGTCAAGATCGCCAAGATGAAGGCGGACGTGATGCAGGGGAAGGAGCTGAAGTCCCGCGTCCTCGAGGTTGTCGGCACGTGCGTATCCATGGGAGTGACCGTGGAGGGCAAGCCCGCGAAGGAGATGGCCCAGGCGATCAAGGCGGGCGTGCACGACGCGAAGCTCCGCGCCTGA
- a CDS encoding trimethylamine methyltransferase family protein, with protein sequence MAVLGLRFLDKAEEDVVHAASLECLETVGLLVHSGRTRHMLEAAGALPGDRKELVTFPESMVLDAVHTAPKCFVLGARDSRHDLHVPVTGAPYVSTGGVTLSIMDPESGVPRLATTKDLADIARLADALDPIDAVWPLVTTSDVPAHAQFANELWVCLNHTTKHVLGSAGSGTLGVADAKLQIELGALATGGTEELRKHPLFSVLSCPIAPLSFETGAVEAQVDYARAGIPVIGMSMAMGGMTAPVTLAGTIVTLNAEALASLVITQTAAPGAPHIYCSEATMADMASGYIGYRGPEAPMIFAAAAQMARRYGLPKMTGILGVDAPKPGVGVPFGELATLMLTAMSGTDLCSGIGGLDLDAGCSLEQMVIDAVQWEDYRAFLRNFAVDEKTAALDVIREVGPGGSFLNQAHTAKNFRSQLYFRSKKAAVYGATMSDRMVPDARDVVRKTLREHSVEPLDRDVRRRGDEMLKEYARTPTPTL encoded by the coding sequence ATGGCGGTCCTGGGTCTCCGGTTCCTCGACAAGGCGGAAGAAGACGTCGTCCACGCGGCGAGCTTGGAGTGCCTCGAGACGGTCGGGCTCTTGGTTCACAGTGGCCGCACGCGGCACATGCTCGAGGCCGCCGGCGCGCTCCCGGGAGACCGCAAGGAGCTCGTGACCTTCCCCGAGTCCATGGTCCTGGACGCGGTCCACACGGCGCCCAAGTGCTTCGTGCTCGGGGCGCGGGATTCGCGGCACGATCTCCACGTTCCGGTCACGGGCGCACCCTACGTCTCGACGGGCGGCGTCACCCTGTCCATCATGGACCCGGAGTCGGGCGTGCCCCGACTCGCCACGACAAAGGACCTCGCGGACATCGCACGACTTGCGGATGCCCTGGATCCCATCGATGCGGTCTGGCCCCTCGTGACCACGTCGGACGTCCCGGCCCATGCGCAGTTCGCGAACGAGCTCTGGGTGTGCCTGAACCACACGACGAAGCACGTCCTCGGCTCCGCGGGCTCGGGGACGCTCGGCGTGGCCGACGCAAAGCTGCAGATCGAGCTCGGGGCGCTCGCTACAGGAGGGACCGAGGAACTGAGAAAGCATCCGCTCTTCTCCGTCCTGAGCTGTCCGATCGCTCCCCTGTCCTTCGAGACCGGCGCGGTCGAGGCCCAGGTCGATTACGCGCGCGCCGGAATCCCGGTCATCGGGATGTCCATGGCCATGGGCGGGATGACCGCACCGGTCACCCTCGCCGGGACGATCGTCACGTTGAACGCGGAGGCGCTCGCGAGCCTGGTCATCACGCAGACGGCGGCGCCCGGCGCGCCCCACATCTACTGCTCCGAGGCGACCATGGCGGACATGGCGAGCGGCTACATCGGGTACCGCGGACCCGAGGCCCCCATGATCTTCGCGGCCGCGGCCCAGATGGCCCGGCGCTACGGCCTGCCCAAGATGACGGGCATCCTGGGAGTCGACGCGCCGAAACCGGGCGTGGGGGTGCCGTTCGGCGAGCTGGCCACCCTCATGCTCACGGCCATGTCCGGGACGGACCTCTGCTCCGGAATCGGCGGCCTCGACCTCGATGCGGGCTGCTCCCTGGAGCAGATGGTCATCGATGCGGTCCAGTGGGAGGACTACCGCGCGTTCCTTCGGAATTTCGCCGTGGACGAGAAGACCGCGGCCCTCGACGTGATCCGCGAAGTAGGGCCCGGTGGTTCGTTCCTGAATCAGGCGCACACGGCCAAGAACTTCCGGAGCCAGCTGTACTTCCGAAGCAAGAAGGCGGCCGTATACGGAGCGACCATGTCGGACCGTATGGTCCCCGATGCGCGGGACGTCGTCCGGAAGACGCTGCGGGAGCATTCCGTCGAGCCCCTGGACCGCGACGTCCGACGCAGGGGTGACGAGATGCTGAAGGAGTACGCCCGGACTCCCACGCCCACTCTGTAG
- a CDS encoding kelch repeat-containing protein, producing the protein MPHALDVDDRAPVRRLGPRSPSIPALALAVTLALVAAALLASSGPSPPTVPLSSTSAAQVPRASGASNTWTKLSPLTAPSPRQDPLLAFDSRSGRVILFGGWSTSPIGTVFNDTWSYDPAANQWTNRTPSTHPTIGCSVCFATAAMVYDSRANRVILFGASSNPGGQPKPTWAYDPDANTWTPMHPTSTPLAGHDFGIVYDVAADRVLLFGGGEIAPDMFDVGNNETWSYDYANDAWTRLAPAASPPSRFGGSMAYDLKADRTFLFGGCTNGDRLWPSCAEANDTWSYDYGANTWTNRSAAASPPPAVALPMVYDSLADRLILFGQGWATGNQTWSYNVTTNLWTAQHPTVSPPVRSYPGMTYDSVRTQTILFGGGGPTFLNDTWTYASLGISGGGRPTHPSEIPVVAWIGIGVVVVAAVAFTAVALWSVRRNRGGPPRGSP; encoded by the coding sequence ATGCCACACGCCCTCGATGTGGACGACCGTGCCCCGGTCCGACGGCTCGGGCCGCGGTCTCCGTCGATCCCGGCTCTCGCCCTCGCAGTCACCCTGGCGTTGGTCGCGGCAGCGCTCCTTGCGAGCTCGGGCCCATCACCGCCCACTGTTCCTCTGAGCAGCACGTCAGCGGCGCAGGTACCGCGGGCCAGCGGGGCTTCGAACACCTGGACGAAACTGAGCCCGCTCACGGCACCGTCGCCGCGGCAGGACCCCCTGCTCGCCTTCGACTCTCGCTCGGGCCGGGTCATTCTGTTCGGGGGATGGAGCACGTCGCCCATTGGCACCGTCTTCAACGACACGTGGTCCTACGATCCAGCAGCAAACCAGTGGACGAACCGCACTCCCTCGACGCACCCGACGATCGGGTGCAGCGTGTGCTTCGCAACCGCGGCGATGGTCTACGATTCCCGAGCGAACCGCGTGATCCTCTTCGGCGCGAGTTCCAATCCTGGCGGACAGCCCAAACCGACCTGGGCCTACGACCCCGACGCGAACACGTGGACCCCGATGCACCCGACCTCGACTCCGTTGGCCGGCCACGACTTCGGTATCGTGTACGACGTCGCGGCCGACCGAGTCCTCCTCTTCGGCGGCGGGGAGATCGCGCCGGACATGTTCGACGTCGGCAACAACGAGACCTGGTCCTACGACTACGCGAACGACGCATGGACCCGCCTTGCGCCCGCCGCGTCGCCGCCGAGCCGATTCGGCGGCTCGATGGCCTACGACCTGAAGGCGGACCGCACCTTCCTCTTCGGAGGCTGCACGAACGGCGACCGGCTCTGGCCCTCCTGCGCGGAGGCCAACGACACGTGGTCCTACGATTACGGAGCGAACACGTGGACGAATCGAAGTGCCGCCGCTAGCCCGCCGCCGGCGGTTGCGCTTCCCATGGTCTACGACAGCCTCGCGGACCGCCTCATCCTGTTCGGCCAGGGTTGGGCAACAGGGAATCAGACGTGGTCGTACAATGTGACCACCAATCTCTGGACCGCCCAGCATCCCACCGTAAGTCCGCCGGTCCGGAGCTATCCGGGCATGACCTACGACTCGGTCCGCACCCAGACCATCCTGTTCGGCGGCGGCGGGCCTACGTTCCTGAACGACACGTGGACCTACGCGTCCCTCGGGATCTCGGGGGGCGGCAGGCCCACCCATCCGTCGGAAATCCCGGTGGTCGCTTGGATCGGGATCGGCGTGGTCGTGGTCGCGGCCGTTGCGTTCACCGCCGTGGCCCTCTGGAGCGTGCGGCGAAACCGCGGGGGTCCGCCCCGCGGATCCCCGTAG
- a CDS encoding SRPBCC family protein gives MALELKADLPATPEEVFSVLTDPNQAPQWMPAVQKVERLDDRPFGVGTSWRETRRAGKRTMVSTIRVVACDRASTLGLRVESDAMEGDLLFHLTATGPGTNVRYTAQMKGRGMMRLMTGTINRMMAQEDADLLQRLEAQVAKTR, from the coding sequence ATGGCGCTCGAGCTCAAGGCCGACCTGCCTGCCACCCCCGAGGAGGTCTTCTCGGTGCTCACGGATCCAAACCAAGCCCCGCAGTGGATGCCCGCGGTCCAGAAGGTGGAGCGCCTCGACGACCGCCCGTTCGGCGTCGGCACGTCGTGGCGGGAGACGCGGCGGGCGGGCAAGCGGACCATGGTGTCCACGATCCGCGTCGTGGCCTGCGACCGCGCCTCGACCCTCGGTCTGCGGGTGGAATCGGACGCCATGGAGGGCGACCTCCTGTTCCACCTGACCGCCACGGGGCCGGGGACCAACGTCCGCTACACCGCCCAGATGAAGGGCCGCGGCATGATGCGGCTCATGACCGGGACGATCAATCGGATGATGGCTCAGGAGGATGCTGATCTCCTTCAGCGTCTCGAAGCCCAGGTCGCAAAAACGCGCTGA